The Ferrovibrio sp. MS7 sequence GCCGGGGAAGCGGCCATGCACGCTGTCATAGCGGAACAGATGTGCGTTGGTCTCGACCGGGCCGAGATCGTTGATGCCGACAACCTCGATATCCGTGCGGCCGGACTCGATAATGGCGCGCAGCACATTGCGCCCGATGCGACCAAAACCATTGATGGCAACGCGAACCGTCATCTTTCGTCTCCAGGAGAGCTGACGCGGGCCGCAGGACTGGACCCGCAAAGGGGTGGTACCCGCAAGGTGAGCGGGTTTTCGGGCCTGGATGTAGCGGCTTTGGCCCCCCTTATCAAGGCGGCTAAGCCCGATAAACAGGCAACCGCTTCAAATCCGCGCGGAAGCCGGCTAGAGTTCCCGTTAGTGGGGTTAAGTACATGAAGTTGGGGGAATAATATGGTGGCGTCGATCCGGCAGGCGTGGCTTGCCGCTTTTCTGGTGCTGGGCTTCGGATTCGTCGGCGCTGCCCAGGCGCAACAGCAGCCGCGTGCGCCCTATCCGGGCCAGGCCCCTTCAGGCCAGGTCTATGCCCAGTCGACCCAGGCGATGGCGCCGGCCGGCACCAGCACCGCCAAGGCCGATGATCCGGCCTTCTGGGCTTTCTCGGCCGGCTGGTTTGATATCAACAAGCAGAAGAATGAGGCTTTCGAGGGCCGCATCGAGTATCGCGGTGCCGAAAAATATTGGATTTTCAAGCCTTTTGGCGGCATCATGGCCACCTCTGACCGTGCCGTGCATGGCTTTGCCGGCGTGCTGGTCGATCTCTATTTCGGCCGCCGCTGGGTGCTGACGCCGAGCTTCGCGCCCGGCCTCTACTACGAGGGCGACGGCAAGCATATCTCCAACGGCATCCAATTCCGCTCGCAGCTCGAATTGAGCTACCGCTTCGACGACCGCTCGCGACTCGGCATCAGCTTCAACCACATCTCCAATGCCGGCATCCGCGACCCGAATCCGGGCTCCGAGACCCTGGCCATCACCTACGCCATCCCGACCGACAAGCTGTTCAAGTGGTAGGGGCGTGATCCGGTGCCGCGCTCGATGCGGGCGCGGCATTTTATTTGATTTGAATGTTCTGTTTTTATTCGATTCTTGGCTTGGCAGGCCGGTACGGCCTAGAGTTTGGCTGCGGATAACGTGCCACCAGGGAGATCATGCGCCCCCTTTACATAATGCTGCTGTTGCTCTTGCTGCCGGGCTGGGCTCGGGCGGCTGAGCCGCTGCTGTGGCTGAAGGCGCAGTGGGTGCCGGTCTTCGTGGAGCAGGAAACCGGCTTCGGCGATGCGGCGCTGGACTGGCTGAAGCAGCGGCTGCCGGATTACCGACATGATACCCGCTTCCTGCCGTTGCCACGCCTGGAGCGGCTGCTGGCCGAGCAGCCGCAGGCCTGCACCGCCAGCCTGGCGCGTAATCCCGCCCGCGAGGCGCGCTTCCTGTTCTCGCGTGACTTCCTACGTCTGCCCGGCCTGGCCGTGGTGGTGCGTGAGGACAGCCTGAAGGCAGTGAAGGCGCATGGCGATGCTCAAGCTGGCATCGATATGGCGGCTTTGCTCAGCGATGCCGCGCTGGATGGCGTGATCAACGAAAACCGCAGCTATGGCACGGCGCTGGATGCGGTGTTGCAGCCGGTGCCGCCAGAGCGGCTGCTGCGGCTGCCGCGTGCCAGCACCATGGTGGCGATGCTGGGCGCCGACCGCGTTGACTGGCTGCTGCTCTATCCCTTCGAGGCCAATGCCCAGGCCCGACTGCTCAAGCCACCGCCCGTGCTGCATATGCTGCCGATCCGCGGCCAGCGGCCGGTGACCGCCAGCGGCATCGCCTGCGCCCGCAGCGCCTTCGGCCAGCGTGTTGTCGATCAGGTCAACGCGCTGATTGATGCCCATCCTGGTGCGCCCTGGCAGGCCGCTCTCGACGCTTTGCTGGATGACGAGACCCGGGTGCGCATGGGGGCGCGCTAGAAACCAAATACTCCCGGATCGAAGCCGAGGCGGCGCCAGAGATCGGCGGGATGCTCGCCGCCTTGGCGGCGCTCGCGCAAACTCGGCGCGTTATGCCGCTTGGCCAGGCGTTCGCCGGCAGTATCGAACAGCAGCGGGTGATGCGCGTAGTCCGGCACCGGTAGGCCGAACAGCGCCTGCAGCAGCCGGTGCAGCGGCGTGGCATTGCGCAGATCGACGGCACGGGTGACCAGCGTGATGCCTTGCAGGGCATCATCCAGCGTGACGCAGAGATGGTAGCTCGCCGGGGTTTCCTTGCGCGCCAGCACGGCATCGCCATGCAGGCGGTGCAACGTATCAAACGTCACCACCTGTTCGCCCAGCTCGGCGTCATGCCAGGAAAGCGCGGGATGTAGCGCACAGGCAGCGGCGATGTCGAGCCGCAGCGCATAGCTTTCGCCGGCCGCGATCCGCGATGCGCGCTCGTCATCGGAAAGATGGCGGCAGGTGCCGGGATAGATCGCCGTGCCGTCTTCCGCATGCGGGGCGCCGCCGATGCGGGCGATTTCGGCCAGCACCTGTTTGCGGGTGCAGAAGCAGGGATAGAGCAGGCGGCGCGCGGCAAGCTTATCCAGCGCCGCGCCATACTCGGCGAAATGCTGTGATTGCCGCCGCACCGGTTCTGCCCAGCGCAAACCCAGCCAGGCGAGGTCTTCCAGCAAGCCAGCATCGAATTCCGCCCGGCAGCGGGTGCGGTCGATATCCTCGATGCGCAACAGGAAGCGGCCGCCTTGAGTATTGGGGGCAGCTTCATGCGCCTTGGTCCAGGCGAAGCCGGCGGAATAGGCATGGCCCTCATGCAGCCAACCGGTCGGGCTCGGTGCGAAGCGAGTGACCATGGAAGGGATGACAGGGTTCATGGAAGGGATGACAGGGGCGCCGGGCATCGGCAAGCTGGCTCCAGAAGCGACTCCGAGCAAGCTATGACAAAGCCCGCTGCCAAAGGGAAGCCACTCAATGCCGCGAAACCGGACCAGCGCGCCCGCACGCTGAAGGCGCTCGCGGAGCTTTGCGTCCGTGAACCGCGCTTTGCCCAGGCGCTCGAGGTCTGCGGCCATGTGCATGACCGCCGCCGACCCGCCGATCTTGCCAATCTCTGCCGCATCATTGTCGAGCAGCAGGTTTCAGTGGCCGCCGCCGCGACGATCTGGGCCCGTGTCGAAGCCATGGTGGTGCCGTTCACGGCGGAAAATATTCTCGGCCATGACGAGGCCGCCTTGCTTAGGTGCGGCCTCAGCCGGCCGAAGTTGCGCTACTTGCGCGAGATTGCCCTGGCGGTTTCAAACGGTAGCCTCGATCTCGGCAGCCTGGCGGCGCTGGAGGATGCGGAAGTATTCGCCCGGCTCACGGCAGTGAAGGGCATCGGCCGCTGGACGGCGGAAATCTTCCTGCTGTTCGCCCTAGACCGCACCGATATCTGGCCGGCGCATGACGTGGCGTTGCAGGAAGCGGCGAAACGCCTGTTCAACATGCGCAAGCGGCCGGATGTGAAGCGGATGGACAAGATCGCCGCCCGCTGGAAACCGCATCGCGGGGTCGCCGCGCGGCTGCTCTGGCGCTATTATAGTGTTTCCAAGCAGCAACCGGTGACACCATGAGCCAGACGCCCTCCCAATTCCCCGGACGTCTCATCGATGGCCCCCGCCTGCCGCCCACCAAAGGCCCGGCGCGGCAGCTTATCGTGCTGCTGCATGGCTATGGCGCCGATGGCAATGACCTGATCGAACTCGCTTCGCATTGGCGGCGTGAATTACCTGGCGCGGCTTTCGTGGCGCCGAATGCGCCGAGCCTGATTCCGGGCACGCCGCAAGGCCCCGGCTTCGGCGGCCGGCAATGGTTCGGGCTGAATGATTACGATCCGAACATGCTGCGCCGCGACCCGCACCGCGCCGGCGGCATTTACGAAGCCTTGTATGCCGGTGCCGAACAGGCAGCCCCGGTGATCGAGGCGTTTCTCGATGCCGAACTGGCGCGGCATAACCTGCCGGCGGCCAGGCTTGGCCTGGTCGGTTTCAGCCAGGGCACCATGATGGCGCTGCATGTCGGCCTGCGCCGGGCTGCGGCACCCGGCGCCATCCTCGGCTATTCCGGCGTGCTGGTTGGCGCCGCCAAGCTGCCGGAACAAGCGCGAGGTAAGCCACCGATTCTGCTGGTGCATGGCTCGGCCGATGATGTGGTGCCGATGGAAGCCCTGTTCGACACGCTGAACGGCCTCGGCGCCGCCGATATTCCGGCGCGCTGGCATCTCAGCCTCGGCGTGCCGCATGCGATTGACCCGGAAGGGTTGCGCCTGGGCGGCCATTTCCTGGCCCAGAGCTTGTGACGTGCCGGGTTTGTGAGGCAACGGGCTTGTGATGCGACAAAATAAGGTAGTTGTCACCGGGGCGTAACGCAGCATATTGTATTGTCTAGGCATTCAGTTGGCGTTCCCCCTTGTCGTTAGCAGTGGGAGTGATCACAGGATGAGGCCAGACAATTGTCCGGCATTGGTGCTTAACGCGGATTATCAGCCGCTGTCTTACTTCCCCTTGTCCGTCTGGCCCTGGCAGGAAGTGGTCAAGGCGGTATGCATGGACCGCGTCACGATTCTCTCGGAATACGATCAGGAAATCCGCAGTCCCAGCTTCCGCATGCGGCTGCCTTCCGTGGTGGCGCTGAAACGCTATATCCAGCCGGCGCGGCGCCCGGCCTTCACCCGGTTCAATCTTTTCCTGCGCGACCGCTTCGCCTGCCAATATTGCGGCAGCCGCCACGAACTCACCTTCGATCATGTGATCCCGCGCTCGCGCGGCGGCCTCACCCGCTGGGACAACGTGGTGGCGGCCTGCGCACCGTGCAATCTGCGCAAGGGCGGTCGCATGCCGCGCGAATGCCGCATGTTCCCGCGCACCGCGCCGCATGTGCCGAGCGTGACCGAATTGCAGCAGAATGGCCGCGCCTTCCCGCCCAACTACCTGCACCAGAGCTGGCGCGACTATCTCTACTGGGATAGCGAGCTGGAACCTTAAATCCGCTCGGACAGCCAGATGGCGGCGCGGGTGGCGGCTTTCACCCCTTGGCTCAGCGCCGGATAGGCCGGGGCCTCCTGGGCGCCGGCCTCGCGCGCGGTGTCGCGGTGCTCGATTTCCTCGGCGCGGAACTGCTCGATCAGCGCGGCAAGCTCTGGCTCCGCCTTGCCCTCGGCGGCCAGCGTCTCAAGTGTTTCGAGCTGGCGCGAATAATGCGCGTCGATAACTTCTTCGACAGCCTCCGTGCAGGCCATCGCGGCCTTCTCGCCGAGCATCGCGGTGGCGGCGCCGAGCGCGAAGCCGGCGACATGCCATAGCGGCCCGAGCAGGGTGGGGCGTGCACGGCGCTCCGGCAGCAGCTTGTCGAAAGCCGCGAGATGCTTCATCTCCTGTTCCGCCATGTGGCGGATGGTCGGCGTCGAGGGCGCGTTTTTCAGCACCGCAAGCTGGCCTTCGTAAATTCGCTTGGCGCCGTATTCACCGGCATGGTCGACACGCAGGATGCGCTCGATGACCTCGGCTGGCTTGAGGTCGCCGGGTAGACGCGGCTTGGTATTGGTCATGCCTGCCTCGCTTTGATCGCGGCCAGGATGGCGAGCAGCGCACCCCACAGCGCGTTCCAAGCTGCCATGCTGAGGCCGAGGAAGGAGAAGGCGGCTTCGTCGCAGCGCACGATCGGCGCCGAAAGCACTTGCGCGCGCAAGGCTTCCAGCGTGGTGGCGGTGTTGCCGCCGCCGCAGCTCTCAAGGCCCGCCCACCATTTCTGCTCGACGCCGGTATGGAACAGGCCGATGCCAGCGGTGATCGCGAAGCTGAGTGCCACCAGCCACAGCAGCAGCGGGCGGAAACGCTCCAGCCGCCACGCGGCGAGTCCGAGAAGAATCGCGGCGGCATAGGGCCAGCGCTGCCACAGGCAGAGCTGGCAGGGCGCGAGGCCGAAGCCGTATTGCGCCACGAAGGCGGCGCCGAGAGTGAGGGCGCTCAAGCCGGCGAACAGCAGGCCGGCGAGCTGTGCGGAGAGACGGTCGAACATGGCGGCATTTTAGGCCCTGACGGGCGGCTCCGGAAGTCCCGGGAAACACTGTGACGATATGTTGCAGGCGGCATCACGGTAACAATTCCGGCAAGAGCTGCCGGGGCGAATCTGCCGGGGCATTTTCCTGCAACACTATTACATCGCCGAATCAACGCGCTGCGAAATGCCTGTGGCTGGCATGCGGCTTGAAATTCATGCGCTGGGGGCAAGCCGCCCTCATCAGCCATAGGAGACCGACATGGTTACAAGTGTCAGCAGTGCGAGCGGCTTCAATCCGCTCGAAATGATGAAGC is a genomic window containing:
- a CDS encoding acyloxyacyl hydrolase, with translation MVASIRQAWLAAFLVLGFGFVGAAQAQQQPRAPYPGQAPSGQVYAQSTQAMAPAGTSTAKADDPAFWAFSAGWFDINKQKNEAFEGRIEYRGAEKYWIFKPFGGIMATSDRAVHGFAGVLVDLYFGRRWVLTPSFAPGLYYEGDGKHISNGIQFRSQLELSYRFDDRSRLGISFNHISNAGIRDPNPGSETLAITYAIPTDKLFKW
- the gluQRS gene encoding tRNA glutamyl-Q(34) synthetase GluQRS; translation: MNPVIPSMVTRFAPSPTGWLHEGHAYSAGFAWTKAHEAAPNTQGGRFLLRIEDIDRTRCRAEFDAGLLEDLAWLGLRWAEPVRRQSQHFAEYGAALDKLAARRLLYPCFCTRKQVLAEIARIGGAPHAEDGTAIYPGTCRHLSDDERASRIAAGESYALRLDIAAACALHPALSWHDAELGEQVVTFDTLHRLHGDAVLARKETPASYHLCVTLDDALQGITLVTRAVDLRNATPLHRLLQALFGLPVPDYAHHPLLFDTAGERLAKRHNAPSLRERRQGGEHPADLWRRLGFDPGVFGF
- a CDS encoding DNA-3-methyladenine glycosylase family protein gives rise to the protein MTKPAAKGKPLNAAKPDQRARTLKALAELCVREPRFAQALEVCGHVHDRRRPADLANLCRIIVEQQVSVAAAATIWARVEAMVVPFTAENILGHDEAALLRCGLSRPKLRYLREIALAVSNGSLDLGSLAALEDAEVFARLTAVKGIGRWTAEIFLLFALDRTDIWPAHDVALQEAAKRLFNMRKRPDVKRMDKIAARWKPHRGVAARLLWRYYSVSKQQPVTP
- a CDS encoding alpha/beta hydrolase codes for the protein MSQTPSQFPGRLIDGPRLPPTKGPARQLIVLLHGYGADGNDLIELASHWRRELPGAAFVAPNAPSLIPGTPQGPGFGGRQWFGLNDYDPNMLRRDPHRAGGIYEALYAGAEQAAPVIEAFLDAELARHNLPAARLGLVGFSQGTMMALHVGLRRAAAPGAILGYSGVLVGAAKLPEQARGKPPILLVHGSADDVVPMEALFDTLNGLGAADIPARWHLSLGVPHAIDPEGLRLGGHFLAQSL
- a CDS encoding HNH endonuclease is translated as MRPDNCPALVLNADYQPLSYFPLSVWPWQEVVKAVCMDRVTILSEYDQEIRSPSFRMRLPSVVALKRYIQPARRPAFTRFNLFLRDRFACQYCGSRHELTFDHVIPRSRGGLTRWDNVVAACAPCNLRKGGRMPRECRMFPRTAPHVPSVTELQQNGRAFPPNYLHQSWRDYLYWDSELEP
- a CDS encoding demethoxyubiquinone hydroxylase family protein; its protein translation is MTNTKPRLPGDLKPAEVIERILRVDHAGEYGAKRIYEGQLAVLKNAPSTPTIRHMAEQEMKHLAAFDKLLPERRARPTLLGPLWHVAGFALGAATAMLGEKAAMACTEAVEEVIDAHYSRQLETLETLAAEGKAEPELAALIEQFRAEEIEHRDTAREAGAQEAPAYPALSQGVKAATRAAIWLSERI
- a CDS encoding disulfide bond formation protein B; translated protein: MFDRLSAQLAGLLFAGLSALTLGAAFVAQYGFGLAPCQLCLWQRWPYAAAILLGLAAWRLERFRPLLLWLVALSFAITAGIGLFHTGVEQKWWAGLESCGGGNTATTLEALRAQVLSAPIVRCDEAAFSFLGLSMAAWNALWGALLAILAAIKARQA